GCAGCGCGGCCGTCAGCGGCAGCGAAATCGTATGTTCATCAAAAATTTCCAACAGCCACGACAATAAGGCGGCACCGCTGCCAAACAGTAACAAGCCCTGCCAATCGAGCGGACGGCGCTGCTCGCCGTAATAATCGGGCATATGGCGATGGATCAGGTATTGCGCGATCAAGCCGACCGGCACGTTGATGAAAAAAATCACCCGCCACGACAGCCAATGCACAATCACACCGCCGATAGCCGGCCCCAGCAAGGGGCCGATCAGGGCCGGAATAATCACGAAATTCATCGCCGTTAATAATTCCGCCTTGGGAAAGGTGCGCACGATGGTCAAGCGCCCGACCGGCATCATCATCGCCGCCCCCAGCCCTTGCAAAACCCGCGCTGCCACCAGCATGGGCAGATTGAGCGACAAGCCACACAACACCGACGAAGCCGTGAAGATCGCCACCGCCAAGCTGAACACCCGGCGCGTGCCATAACGATCGGCGATCCAGCCGCTCACTGGGATGCCAACAGCCAAACTGAGTATGTAACTGGTGATGACGGCCTTAAGACTCAAGGGCGTGACTTGCAAACTCTCGGCCATCGCCGGCACGGCGGTATTGATAATGGTTGAATCGAGCTGCTCCATGAACAGTGCGATGGCAACCACCCAGGGTAGATACCTTTTAACCGCCAATTCGGAGGCGACAGCCGGAGCAGCAGACATGGATAGATGAGTAAAGGTGAGGATAGCGAGCATGATACACCGACTGTAGCGCGATCGCTTAGCGTAACGTGGCGCTACCGGCGATGGCCTTTAAATAATATTTTAGAATTTTTTTGCCTCGTGGCACAATACCGCTTCTATCTCAGGAGGCCTGTGTGAGTACCATCTTTATTTCTTATCGGCGCAGCGACAGCGCACAGTTCACGGCACGCTTGCATGCCGCGTTGGAACAGACTTTGGGCCCCGAGCAAGCGTTTCTCGATATTGAAAATATCGCTGCGGCGAGCGACTGGAAAGCCCATCTGCAAGCAGAGCTCGAACGTGCCGCCATCGTGGTGGTGGTGATCGGCGCGCGCTGGCTGGCAGAGATTGCTGAGCGGCTGGATCAGGAAGACCAAGTGGTATGGGAAATTCACACCGCCTTGCAACTCGGCAAAACCATCGTTCCCTTACTCATCGATGGTGCTGCCATGCCGGCGGCCATGAGTTTACCGGAACCGATTTGCTTGCTGCCTAGCTTTAATGCGATAGGCTTGGCGAGTCCGAAAGAAGCCGAATTTTCTGCCTTGGTCAAACAAATTGCCGCTCTTGCCGAACAAGCCAGCGCTGGCCACAGCACGCAGCCGGCGCAAGGTTTGCGGCGCTTTCTCAATCCCGCGCTCGATATGTTGCAGCGTTATGCTGATCAAGAGCATATTTTACAAGTCGTGAATGCGGCCGGCCAAGCTTATCGGGTACCGACGGTTGCCGTGCTTAATGCCGCCGATGGCAGCGTTGAACAGGATATCGAAGTGGTGCTTGATGACAATTTTTTCAAAGCCAAGCTAGGCTCGAAAGCCGCCTTTGAAGAATACAAGGCCGATGCTATTCATCGTGGCAAATCCTTCTACGATACCGATACCGCGCGCCTGCTCGCGGTCGAAGGGGGCACGCGGCTGCGGCTGCATTTTCAGCCGACCTCGTATTTTGAATACGTCAAAACCAATATGGCGATGGATTTCGATGATGCCATCGATGGCACGCTGCGTGATGAGGTGCACCCCGACGGCCGGCTTGAAGCGCTGAGTAGCAGCAAGTTGGCCAACCATACCGGCATCAATGGCTTGGTGTTTTCCAATGATGGCGAAATGATTTTTCAAAAGCGCAGTGCCACAGTGCTGACCAATCCTTTGCAACTGTGTCCCGGTTTTTCCGGGGCCATGACGGCCGATGATATCGAACGCAGTTTTCGTCATCACAGCGCTGCCGGAACGCTCGATGAGGTCAATGTGTATCGCGAAATGACCGAAGAATTAGGCATACGCAAGAGCCAAGTCAGTCGGCGTTGCTTCATGGGTTTGAGTCGTGAGCTCTTGCGCGGTGGTAAGCCGGAATTATTTTATGCCGTCGATATCGATTTGTCGGCGCGTGAAATCCTCGCCTGCTGTGCGAAAGACCGCGGCCGCGAAGGCGAGATATTTGCGCTGCCACTGCGCTATGCCCAAGCACGCCTGAGCGAAGAAGAAGCAGCGTATTACCGCGAAAATTTCAGCAAAGTACTCAAACAAATCGAAGTTCGCGCCAATGGTTGCGCCAGCTTACCTCTACTGAGCAATTTGGTATTTTGGATTAATCAACACCAGCCGCCCTTACAGCGGCAGATCTGAGCACGCCGCCGTTCATCCGTTTGTCAGCCATTCATTCAAGGTCATTCATGCATATCGATTTACGCGATCCGCTGCAGCACGCCACGCCGTATCGCAAACGTCCCTTGTCGTATCAGGTCAGTTTTGCTACCGCTGCCGGCAGCATCAGCACCTTGGAAGGGGAAGTACGGTGTCAGCCCGGTGACGCCATCATCACTGGCCAAAATGGCGAGCGTTGGCCGGTGGCGGCGGCCGAATTTGCCTTGCGTTATGTGGCCCGTGAGCCCGGCGGCGCAGCGGCCGCCGGCGACTATCTGGCCAGACCCCTGCGGGTGCTGGCTCGGCGACTCGATGCCCCGCTGCAGGTGGAGTTAGAGCACGGCCGTGGCCGCCTCAGTGCGCAGTCGGGCGATTGGCTGGTGCAATATCCATCGCATGGGCAAGCGATCGTCGCGCCCGATATTTTTGCCAAAACCTATGAGCCGGTGGCCGATGGCGCGCCGCTGTTGATTGGCTTGGCTGGACCGGCCGATGCCAGTTGCTGCGCAGTGCTGGCGCAGCTACACGCACTGCTGCCGGCCAGCGAAATTTTCTTGCTCAGTCCGGCTGACGATGGCAGCCTCGAGCAGCGCCGTTTCGATGCCAATCTGACATTTTCTGCCATGCCGGCCACGCCGCTGCCGTCTGTCTTCGTGAGCATCGATATCGATCCGTTTGCGCGTGCAGCCGTGTATTTGCTTAAACATTGTTCCTTGCTCATCGCGCCGCTTGTCCCAAGTGCTATGAGTCGCGCCATCGCCAAGTTCGGCGCGGCGCTACCATGCTGGGCCGCAGCCGGAGCAACTTCCGTCTTGCTATTGCAAGATCATCATTTGTACGCTTTGCCACTGCCGGCCCCCGTGTTGGAACTGACACAAGTGCATGAATTGTTACGCTGGCTGGCAGCCTCACCAGCCAGCGGCCAGCGTTCGCATCAACGGCGCTTCAGTCGTTGGCAATTGTTCGGCAAGATGTTGCCTGATTTCAAGCAAATCGGGCGCGGCTTGTTGTTGCACTCTGAGGCGCAAGGCCAGGACGAGTCGGCGCAGCTTACCCAAGTGCTGGCCGAGCAATTGTTGGAATTGAATATCTTCAATACTCAAGCGCGGGCCCAACAAAACGCTGCCGGCCAGGCGACCGCCTTGCTGCCGGACGCACTCGAACGGATACAGTTACTGGCGGACCAGTTGGCCGGACGGCATCAGGATGCCTGGCAAAGTCTGCTCTTCAGCACTACCAAACGGCTGGCGCAGCAAGGCGGCTGGCTGCATGGCCTGCGACACCGACAATGGCGCAGCATGCCGGCGGAGGCGCTGCGCCGCGCCACATCCTTAGTCGGGCTGGGCTTGCTGGCGACCTTGTCGTTTGCCGCCTATACGGAAATTTCTGCCAGTTGTGAGAGCAGCGACGTGTTTGCTTTCATCGGCTGTGATACCACTTGGTGGCAGCACTGGGCCAGCGCATTGTTCATGAGCGTCTATCTGAGCGCACTGGCATGGGCTTTGTTGCGTTACAGTAATGCCAAACGGGCGCAATTCGAGCAGCAACATCAGGATTACCGCTTGCTGGCCGAGTGCTTGCGGGTACAACACTGCTGGAACAGGCTAGGACTAGCCGCCAGCGTCGCCGATGCCGTACCCAATATCGACGCGGCCGCCGCCAATTGGGTCCGAAACGCGCTGCGTGCTCTGCATCACATCAGTGTTGTGGACAGCACGCGCTGGGGCCAAACCAGCGTCCGTGCCGCGCTGACTGAGTTTATCGAAGAGCAAATCGACTACCATGAAAAAACTTTGCTCAAGCGCCGCGAGTTAGCCGTGAATTTTCTCACGGCGCGCGCCAGAGTGTGCCTGAGTCTGTTCATGCTCGGCGTGGCTGGATTGGCTTGCAACACCCTCGCCGAAACACTGTGGCATCAAGCGTGGGAGGGCTACGCGCATCATTTTTTGGTGTTGGCCAGCATAGGCGCATTAGCCGGCTGGGCCGCGCATAAAAAAGTACTGGAAAATTTTGGCCTCGAAAGCGAAATTCGGCGCGGCAAAATCATTCTGGCCGAACTGCAGCATGCCAAGAGCTTCATCAGCGAGCGGCTGGCACACGCACCGAGCGATACCGTGCCCGACGCGCAAATTCGGCATGCCCTGATCGGCATCGGCAATGTTTTTGTCAGCGACCAAGCCAACTGGCACAATTTGCATCGCGAGCGGCCGATCGAAGCCGCCACCGGCGGTTGATTAAAAATCTGACTAGGGTTTGAAACCCTGGCCTTCAGGGGCTGTCGCAAAAGGGTATTGAGTCGGTATCATTACCCTAACTGGTGGCCACGTCATTCCTGCGCGCTTTTGGCAGGAACCCAGCGGCGTTCGTGGTTAACTGAAAATGCCAGAAATTGTGGCATTTTCAGTGTAAAAAACGACGCTGGGTTCCCGCTAAAAGCATGCGGGAATGACGAGGTATGCGGTGTTTCAGGTTTAAAAAACGTCCATCAGGCTTTTGCGACAGCCTCTTTTGGCCGGTGAGCGACCAAGGAGCGACCAAGGAGCGACCAAGGAGCGACCCGATGGGAGGGGATGCAAACCCCTTCCAGAGTCTTTTCCATCGTCGCTTGCGACGATCTGTAATGGTCTAATGTTTACGGACACCTCAATAGGAGGAATAATTACCTAAACGAGGAAAATAAAGATGACTGGGAATAAAAAATACGAAGCTACTTTTAAACTTGAAGTGGCCCGGATGGTGCTGGATCAAGGCGTAGCGGTTGCTAAAATCGTGAAAGATATGGGTATTGGAGAAACCGCCGTGCGGCGCTGGGTTGAACAATATCGCGCTGAACAAGGTGGCCAGGCTGGCATAGGGAAACCACTGTCTGCCGAGCTGCAACGGATTCGCCAACTCGAACAAGAAAACCGTCTACTGCGTTCGGACAATGACCTGTTAAAAAAAGCATCGGCCTTCTTTGCACGCGAAATGAAATGATCTACGAGTTAGTCGATCATTGGCAAACGAAGGCCACGGTAGCACAACTGTGTCGTCTCTTGGGAGCGAGCCGGTCTGGCTACTACGCAGCAAAAGCAAAGACAAAAATGACCGCAATATGTGTCACCAGCGTGCATCTGAAAGCGGAATTCGCTGCCAGTGGCCGCAGTTATGGCAGCCGTCGCCTGGTCAGTGCACTGCACGCCAAGAACATCGTCATTGGCCGCTACAAAGTACGGCGCTTAATGCGTGAAGCCCAGATCAAAACCGTCTGGAAGAGAAAATTTATCAACACGACAGATAGCAAACATGATTTACCAATAGCGAGCAATATTCTCAATAGACAGTTCAACCCAGCAGAGCCCAATCGCGCCTGGACTTCCGATATTACCTATGTCCGTACGCGTACTGGCTGGTTGTATTTGGCGGTCGTGATGGAGTTATTCTCACGAAAAATCATAGGCTGGGCAATGGGGCCAACGATGCCAGCTGAATTGGTTTGTCGGGCGCTACGGATGGCGGTTGAGGCACGTAAGCCGGCAGCGGGTTTAATTTTGCATTCCGACCGTGGCAGTCAATATGCCAGTCATGAATACCAACATTTACTCAAACAACATGGCCTTGTTTGCAGTATGAGCCGTAAAGGAAACTGCTGGGATAACGCGGCGATGGAACGCTTCTTCTTAAATTTAAAGATGGAGCGTGTCTGGCAACGCGATTACGCGAATCAAATGGAAGCCACAAAAGACATCATTGAATACATCGTAGGCTTTTATAACTGCTTACGATTGCATTCAACGCTGGGCAATTTGCCGCCCATGATTTACGAAAAAGAAATGGCAGAAAAAAAACCTATTGATGTGTCCGAAATAACTTGACCACTACAATCCATTAAGTTGTTAAGCGCGTCGACCTTCCTTAGTTTTTTCCACTTTTCGTTGTAACACGAAAATCGGCTGCGCCCAGTCGGCATCTTTCTTCTTCTTGCTGGTAATGAGCGTCAGTTCCGAAGGATCGTAGACATCGGTATTGTGGGTCAGAGGCGTGGTCATCAGATACTGTGCATCGGTATTTTTCAAGAACTCACCGACCAATTGAATATTGCGAATATCGAGATGGGCAAACGGTTCATCGATGAACACAAAGCCACCCGAACCATCTTCCGATTTCAATAAGCCGATCAGCAGTATCAAGGACTTCATCACTTGCTGGCCACCTGAAGCCTCGCCGTCATTCATGCCTATCGGCCCCTTGCCATCGAATTTGAAACGCACATGCAAACCGGCCTGAGCCAATTGGATATCATCATTTTCCAACTTCACCGGATCGGTATGCACTTCAATCCCGGCCAGCTCGCCGAGTTGCTTGATATTTTTACTGTAAGACTTGATGGTGTAGCGCAGCCGGTCCATATACGCGGCGCGCGCATTGACGGTGGCTTCGATGGCGCGGTTATTCTGATAGCGGCGCTCATCGGTTTCCGCTTGCCGACCCAGCAAAAGCGTGTTGAGACGGGTGTACTGATCGACCACCGTGCCATCAATTTCCCAGTCATCGCGCGCCAAATTATTACTCAAACTGCGGATACGCAGTTCGATCTGATGGACATTCTCATGCTCGGCCACCAGCGCCTGCCGGTGTACGCTGCGCTTCCACGCTGGCGGCAAATTGTGCCAAGTACTGCGCATGCCGGTCAGAATATCGTAGTGCGCGCGCCGTTCTTCGGCATGGCGTTTCTCAGCGGCGCGAACTTGTGCTTCGGCGTCCGCAATCGCCGCCTTCGCTTGTTCCCAGCGCAAATGCGCGACCGAACGTTGTTCGGTCGCTGCCTTGAGCAAGGGTGCGAGTTCACCGAGCCGCCCGCCGACCTGCATGCGTTGCTGTTTCAGCGGTTGCGTGCTGTGCGCGGCTTCGTCAAACTCAGCATGGCGCGCCGCTAACTCTTTCGCCGCATCGACTCCGGCCAAGCGCGCTTTACAGGTACCGATTTCGCCGGCCAGCTTACTGATCTGCATGGTCAACACATCTTCTTGCGATTGCAGGCGCGGCAGTGATTTCAGCAAGGCCTCGAGGCGTTGGCTGCGGCCGGCATTACCGAAGCGGTAACGAGAAACTTCGACAAACAGCGAACGTCCGCCACGGCGCTCGAAGTGGTAAGCCTCAGGAGTGATCCACTCCTGCGAGCGCGGCAGTTTCATGCCGGCTTCGACCGATTTCACCGTCACGATGCGCTGTAACTGCTCGATCAACCAGGCCGGTGCCTGTGCACTGAAATGCACTACCGATAACAAACTCTGGTCTTTTACCGACGGAGCGCTGACGCGATCGGGCACGATGAAATGATTGTATTTCTGTTTTTCCCCGATCCGGTAAGCGGCCGCCGCATCACTGGCATGATCGAGCAAAATCACCGAAGTATAGCCGCGCAACACGCCTTCGACCGCCGCTTGCCACTGCGGATCGCTGACCTCGACGATCTCGGGCAGCATGCAATGCGCGATCTCGGCTTCCTGCAGCGCGCGCCGCATTTGCCGCACATTTTCCGGGTCGGGCAAGGCCGATTTACTTTGCAAGGCGGCGATGGTATCCATCTCGGCAGCGATGCGTTGGCTCAGACCGTCGCGCTCGGCCTTTTGGCGGCTCAATTGCGCTTCTTTTTTCTCCACTTCATCGGCCACATGGGCGACATCGGGATCAGCTTCCGCCGCTAATTTCTGCAGCCGCGCTTTTTGTTCCAGCAGACTTTCCTGCGGCTTGAGCTTGCTGTTAATTTGCTGTAGCTTTTCACGCAAACCGGCTTCTTCCGCTTCGAGCGCAGCTTCGGCTTGCTTGGCGGTTGACACTTGTTGTGCCTGTTGCGCCAAATGCCCGCGTCGCTCTGACAGCGCGGCATCTTGGCTCTTGAGCAGACGCCGCCCATTGCGCAGCGACAGACTGGTCGCAGCGGCACCGGCCAGAGCTTCATGGTATTGCAAGGT
The sequence above is drawn from the Undibacterium sp. CCC3.4 genome and encodes:
- a CDS encoding DHA2 family efflux MFS transporter permease subunit codes for the protein MSAAPAVASELAVKRYLPWVVAIALFMEQLDSTIINTAVPAMAESLQVTPLSLKAVITSYILSLAVGIPVSGWIADRYGTRRVFSLAVAIFTASSVLCGLSLNLPMLVAARVLQGLGAAMMMPVGRLTIVRTFPKAELLTAMNFVIIPALIGPLLGPAIGGVIVHWLSWRVIFFINVPVGLIAQYLIHRHMPDYYGEQRRPLDWQGLLLFGSGAALLSWLLEIFDEHTISLPLTAALLALALALLAAYAWHSKRVPAPLLKLQLFAVRTYRVSVVGGFLTRLGLGGMPFLLPLLYQLGLGLPAWQSGLLMMPSVLAAMFMKLIATRVLRRFGYRQVLIVNTLMIGVTICCFALIAAGTPWYLIVVLSLAQGLFNSLQFTSMNSMAYADIAPADASMASTISSTLQQMSMSFGLACGSLVTAWYLSDLPQSDQQAVTAALHQAFLTLGVLTLFSSLSFWSLHRDDGESVSKGSQ
- a CDS encoding toll/interleukin-1 receptor domain-containing protein → MSTIFISYRRSDSAQFTARLHAALEQTLGPEQAFLDIENIAAASDWKAHLQAELERAAIVVVVIGARWLAEIAERLDQEDQVVWEIHTALQLGKTIVPLLIDGAAMPAAMSLPEPICLLPSFNAIGLASPKEAEFSALVKQIAALAEQASAGHSTQPAQGLRRFLNPALDMLQRYADQEHILQVVNAAGQAYRVPTVAVLNAADGSVEQDIEVVLDDNFFKAKLGSKAAFEEYKADAIHRGKSFYDTDTARLLAVEGGTRLRLHFQPTSYFEYVKTNMAMDFDDAIDGTLRDEVHPDGRLEALSSSKLANHTGINGLVFSNDGEMIFQKRSATVLTNPLQLCPGFSGAMTADDIERSFRHHSAAGTLDEVNVYREMTEELGIRKSQVSRRCFMGLSRELLRGGKPELFYAVDIDLSAREILACCAKDRGREGEIFALPLRYAQARLSEEEAAYYRENFSKVLKQIEVRANGCASLPLLSNLVFWINQHQPPLQRQI
- a CDS encoding PGDYG domain-containing protein, with the protein product MHIDLRDPLQHATPYRKRPLSYQVSFATAAGSISTLEGEVRCQPGDAIITGQNGERWPVAAAEFALRYVAREPGGAAAAGDYLARPLRVLARRLDAPLQVELEHGRGRLSAQSGDWLVQYPSHGQAIVAPDIFAKTYEPVADGAPLLIGLAGPADASCCAVLAQLHALLPASEIFLLSPADDGSLEQRRFDANLTFSAMPATPLPSVFVSIDIDPFARAAVYLLKHCSLLIAPLVPSAMSRAIAKFGAALPCWAAAGATSVLLLQDHHLYALPLPAPVLELTQVHELLRWLAASPASGQRSHQRRFSRWQLFGKMLPDFKQIGRGLLLHSEAQGQDESAQLTQVLAEQLLELNIFNTQARAQQNAAGQATALLPDALERIQLLADQLAGRHQDAWQSLLFSTTKRLAQQGGWLHGLRHRQWRSMPAEALRRATSLVGLGLLATLSFAAYTEISASCESSDVFAFIGCDTTWWQHWASALFMSVYLSALAWALLRYSNAKRAQFEQQHQDYRLLAECLRVQHCWNRLGLAASVADAVPNIDAAAANWVRNALRALHHISVVDSTRWGQTSVRAALTEFIEEQIDYHEKTLLKRRELAVNFLTARARVCLSLFMLGVAGLACNTLAETLWHQAWEGYAHHFLVLASIGALAGWAAHKKVLENFGLESEIRRGKIILAELQHAKSFISERLAHAPSDTVPDAQIRHALIGIGNVFVSDQANWHNLHRERPIEAATGG
- a CDS encoding IS3 family transposase (programmed frameshift), with amino-acid sequence MTGNKKYEATFKLEVARMVLDQGVAVAKIVKDMGIGETAVRRWVEQYRAEQGGQAGIGKPLSAELQRIRQLEQENRLLRSDNDLLKKAFGLLCTRNEMIYELVDHWQTKATVAQLCRLLGASRSGYYAAKAKTKMTAICVTSVHLKAEFAASGRSYGSRRLVSALHAKNIVIGRYKVRRLMREAQIKTVWKRKFINTTDSKHDLPIASNILNRQFNPAEPNRAWTSDITYVRTRTGWLYLAVVMELFSRKIIGWAMGPTMPAELVCRALRMAVEARKPAAGLILHSDRGSQYASHEYQHLLKQHGLVCSMSRKGNCWDNAAMERFFLNLKMERVWQRDYANQMEATKDIIEYIVGFYNCLRLHSTLGNLPPMIYEKEMAEKKPIDVSEIT
- a CDS encoding ATP-binding protein, which codes for MFHIKSLELVHWDYWQRIKNIPLDAKIITIAGQNGSGKTTLLDALRTLFGLECSMGRSYKHYARHSGQQTAWIRSVVDNSAVGPQISNRPFRMSGLYDDEVTLFCKIEKNGGDWKRQYLMRGGRVDIEEVQEAHDWLGVESYRKRLAHAGLSNAMGKVLALEQGETDKLCEYAPRQLLDLVFQVFGDKEVLDAYDDAKRHQRDTETELQRFETELEGAKTNLEGLRLRVANYHQYEGLQREKRDLQEEILPTLQYHEALAGAAATSLSLRNGRRLLKSQDAALSERRGHLAQQAQQVSTAKQAEAALEAEEAGLREKLQQINSKLKPQESLLEQKARLQKLAAEADPDVAHVADEVEKKEAQLSRQKAERDGLSQRIAAEMDTIAALQSKSALPDPENVRQMRRALQEAEIAHCMLPEIVEVSDPQWQAAVEGVLRGYTSVILLDHASDAAAAYRIGEKQKYNHFIVPDRVSAPSVKDQSLLSVVHFSAQAPAWLIEQLQRIVTVKSVEAGMKLPRSQEWITPEAYHFERRGGRSLFVEVSRYRFGNAGRSQRLEALLKSLPRLQSQEDVLTMQISKLAGEIGTCKARLAGVDAAKELAARHAEFDEAAHSTQPLKQQRMQVGGRLGELAPLLKAATEQRSVAHLRWEQAKAAIADAEAQVRAAEKRHAEERRAHYDILTGMRSTWHNLPPAWKRSVHRQALVAEHENVHQIELRIRSLSNNLARDDWEIDGTVVDQYTRLNTLLLGRQAETDERRYQNNRAIEATVNARAAYMDRLRYTIKSYSKNIKQLGELAGIEVHTDPVKLENDDIQLAQAGLHVRFKFDGKGPIGMNDGEASGGQQVMKSLILLIGLLKSEDGSGGFVFIDEPFAHLDIRNIQLVGEFLKNTDAQYLMTTPLTHNTDVYDPSELTLITSKKKKDADWAQPIFVLQRKVEKTKEGRRA